In Lysinibacillus sp. 2017, the DNA window TGGCACTATGAGCCGTTTAACGATTGAACTACCAGGACTCGACTTAAAAAACCCAATCATGCCAGCTTCAGGATGTTTTGGATTTGGTCGCGAATATGCACAACTATATGATTTATCAAAACTTGGCGGCATTATGATTAAAGCAACGACCCTTGAAACAAGAAAAGGAAATCCAACACCACGTGTAGCAGAAACGTCTGCAGGGATGTTAAACGCGATAGGCCTTCAAAACCCAGGTATTGATAAAGTAATGGGGGAAGAGCTGAAATTTTTAGAAAGCTATGATGTGCCAATTATTGCGAACGTAGCAGGAACGGAAGTAGCAGATTATGTCGAAGTGGCGGCGCAAATTTCGAAAGCACCGAACGTAAAAGCATTAGAGTTAAATATTTCTTGTCCAAATGTTAAATGTGGAGGGATTCAGTTTGGTACAGATCCTGAAACAGCAAAACAATTAACAATGGCAGTAAAAGCAGCTTCAAGTGTGCCTGTCTATGTAAAATTATCACCAAACGTAACGAATATTGTCGATATCGCCAAAGCAGTTGAAGCGGGAGGCGCAGACGGAATTACAATGATTAATACATTAGTAGGTATGCGTTTAGATGAACGTACAGGAAAACCAGTCATCGCAAACGGTACAGGTGGGTTATCTGGGCCGGCGATTAAACCAGTTGCAATTCGTATGGTTTATGAAGTGTACAGATCGGTGAATATCCCCATTATTGGGATGGGTGGTATTACTTGTGCGCAAGATGTGATTGATTTCATGTCAGCAGGCGCATCGGCAGTTGCAGTAGGTACAGCGAATTTTGTCGATCATTTCGTATGTCCGACAATTATCGACGAGTTACCAGCGAAATTAGATGCACTTGGTGTGAACCAAATTTCAGAACTTATTGGAAGGAGCCATCGTTAATTATGAATACAAAACCGATTATTGCACTCGACTTTCCAGGTGAGAAGGATGTCATGAATTTTTTAACGCAATTCGATGAAAAATTGTTCGTCAAAATTGGCATGGAACTTTATATGCAACAGGGTCCAGATATTGTTCGTAAAGTAAAAGATCAGGGACATGATATTTTCCTGGATTTAAAATTACATGACATTCCAAATACCGTGAAATCAGCAATGAAGGGCTTAGCTCGCTTAGGTGTGGATTTAGTCAATGTCCATGCAGCAGGTGGAAGAGCAATGATGGAAGGTGCACTAGAAGGGTTAGAAGCTGGTACTGAAGCAGGTAAAAAACGCGCAGCTTTAATCGCAGTAACGCAACTAACATCAACGACAGAACAACAAATGCACCAAGAGCAAAAAATTGCGTTATCACTAAAAGAATCTGTTCTACATTATGCGGAGTTAACGAAACAAGCTGGCTTAAATGGTGTTGTATGTTCTGTTCATGAAGCAAGAGTTATTGCGGAAACATGCGGTGAAAATTTCTTACGCGTAACACCAGGTATTCGTATGCTTGGTGACGAAGCGAATGACCAAAAACGCATCGCAACACCAGACGGAGCAAAAAAGGATGGTTCATCACTTATCGTTGTAGGACGTGCGATTACAGGTGCAGAAAATCCTGTAATCGCATATAAAAAAGTTTGTGAATTATGGGAGGGAAAATAAATGTCATTACAAAATAAAATCGCACACGCAATGTTAAAGGTAGGAGCTGTTGAATTAAATCCAACTGACCTATTCACATGGGCTTCTGGAATTCAATCGCCTATTTACTGCGATACACGTTTAACTATTTCAGATCCCGTCATTCGAAAACAATTAGCAAATGGTTTAGCATCTTTAATTAAAGAAAATTTCTCGGAATGTGAAGTTGTTGCAGGTACAGCTACAGCAGGAATTCCTCATGCTGCATGGGTTTCAGATATTTTAGAATTGCCAATGGTTTATGTACGTTCAAAAGCAAAAGAACACGGACGTGGCAATCAAATTGAGGGGAAGTATGCACCAGGTCAAAAAGTTGTAGTCGTAGAGGACATCGTATCAACTGGAGGATCTTCCATTGTAGCGGTAGAAGCTTTGCGTGCTGCGGGCTGTGAAGTATTAGGCGTTGTATGTGTCTATACATATAATTTACCAAAAGCAGAGCAAGCATTTAACGACGCAAATGTAAGATATGTTTCTCTTACAAATTTTGATTTTTTGATTGAAGCCGCAAATGAATCAGGAGCGATAGAAGAAAATCAAATTCCTTTCTTAAAAAACTGGCATAAAGATTTAAAAGAAGGCAAATTAAAATAAAAAATATTAAAATAATTCAAAAACGTGTGAAAGTATTGAAAATACTCTTTACACGTTTTTGTTATAGTTATATAATTCTTTTACGCCTAGCAGCATTTTTTTTAAAATTGAAGTTTAATAGAAATGGAATTTTTTAAACTTTAGCAAAAATGTTTAATATGCGGAAAACAAATTTTAAGCTTTTAAACTGATATTTATTACCTATTTTATGCATTTAATTATTGGAAAATTTAAATTTTAAAGAATAGTTTGCTATTTATAAAAGAAAAATGTTAAATTAGAATAGTTAGAAAGTTTAATAATTGACTTTGGTTGTATTTTATGGATAATTTATATTGGAATACATAAATATTACAAAAAATATAATATTTTATGAGACTGAGTTTTAGATAGCTTAAATAGAGAGATAAGTAGAGACAGAGCAGGGGTTATGAAGGAAGGAGCGATTATTTAGTGTCTACGAATGAATTATTGACAATCCGCGATTTACGTACGAGCTTTCGTATTAAAGATACTTATTATCCGGCTGTAGACAATGTTTCATTAACGCTTCGCAAAAATGAAATTTTAGCTATCGTTGGTGAATCAGGTTGCGGTAAAAGTACTTTAGCAACATCGATTGTAGGATTACACAATGGAAACAACACAAAAGTTGAAGGTGAAATTCTTTATAACAATCAAAACTTAG includes these proteins:
- a CDS encoding dihydroorotate dehydrogenase — translated: MSRLTIELPGLDLKNPIMPASGCFGFGREYAQLYDLSKLGGIMIKATTLETRKGNPTPRVAETSAGMLNAIGLQNPGIDKVMGEELKFLESYDVPIIANVAGTEVADYVEVAAQISKAPNVKALELNISCPNVKCGGIQFGTDPETAKQLTMAVKAASSVPVYVKLSPNVTNIVDIAKAVEAGGADGITMINTLVGMRLDERTGKPVIANGTGGLSGPAIKPVAIRMVYEVYRSVNIPIIGMGGITCAQDVIDFMSAGASAVAVGTANFVDHFVCPTIIDELPAKLDALGVNQISELIGRSHR
- the pyrE gene encoding orotate phosphoribosyltransferase, with translation MSLQNKIAHAMLKVGAVELNPTDLFTWASGIQSPIYCDTRLTISDPVIRKQLANGLASLIKENFSECEVVAGTATAGIPHAAWVSDILELPMVYVRSKAKEHGRGNQIEGKYAPGQKVVVVEDIVSTGGSSIVAVEALRAAGCEVLGVVCVYTYNLPKAEQAFNDANVRYVSLTNFDFLIEAANESGAIEENQIPFLKNWHKDLKEGKLK
- the pyrF gene encoding orotidine-5'-phosphate decarboxylase yields the protein MNTKPIIALDFPGEKDVMNFLTQFDEKLFVKIGMELYMQQGPDIVRKVKDQGHDIFLDLKLHDIPNTVKSAMKGLARLGVDLVNVHAAGGRAMMEGALEGLEAGTEAGKKRAALIAVTQLTSTTEQQMHQEQKIALSLKESVLHYAELTKQAGLNGVVCSVHEARVIAETCGENFLRVTPGIRMLGDEANDQKRIATPDGAKKDGSSLIVVGRAITGAENPVIAYKKVCELWEGK